DNA sequence from the Alkaliphilus metalliredigens QYMF genome:
AATGTCATCCAGGCCATGAAGGTATATAATAAAACGGCCACTGAAAAGATTCAAAAGGGACAATCGGTACACCAGCCAAAGGATGAAATTGAAATTTCCACTAAGGGAAAGGAATTTCAAGTGGCATTAAAGGCCTTTAATGCATTGCCTGAAATTCGAGAAGAAAAGGTAAAGCTGGTTAAGGAACAAATGGAACAAGGGAGCTACAGCGTTTCTGGTAAAGAGGTAGCAGATAAAATGATTGATGGACTAATGATTGACCACAAAATTTAAGCGTAAGCTGAAGACGATCGAGGTGAATGGGATGAGTAAATCCATAGAACAGTTAAAAGAAGCTTTAATACAAGAGAACAAAATGTATGAGGCGGTTTTAGAAATGGCAGAAGAGAAAACAGAAGTCATTGTACAGGGTCA
Encoded proteins:
- the flgM gene encoding flagellar biosynthesis anti-sigma factor FlgM is translated as MKIHSNPNVIQAMKVYNKTATEKIQKGQSVHQPKDEIEISTKGKEFQVALKAFNALPEIREEKVKLVKEQMEQGSYSVSGKEVADKMIDGLMIDHKI